A stretch of DNA from Juglans microcarpa x Juglans regia isolate MS1-56 chromosome 5D, Jm3101_v1.0, whole genome shotgun sequence:
atataattttatatataatacatataattatatataaaataattttatattatatgataaattattaattaaaataatattaaattttaaaatccaatataaataactatatatttatcactatagtcaattgtattagtagttatacaaATACTGTaccactatatattataatatactataatatatcattatagtctataatacaattataatacaTATTATAACAAACtgtaatatattatcactatattatttatactataatatattatatatactatataatatactggAAAAATCATATAGGAACGGGTAAAATTGAAATTACCGGTTTAGAAGTGTAACCGGTGTGGTATTagttattcaaatctcaaaatcggCATATACTggttcatttttaaaatatattcaaaataggACCGAATCGGATCGATTACACTCCTACCAGCCAGCATGAAAACAATTGAGATCAGAGGATAGAGAGAATAAGTAGTACAAATTGATATCATTGGAAAATAGGTGTGCTTAATAAATTAGTTGTTTCATCTTGGGATTTAATAATCTTCTTATATGAAACTACGGTACTAAATTATACCAAAGGTTATGAGCCGCCTTCCACTACTTGGCCACTATTCGAGAAACAAATGGATCAGATCGAATATTTGTAATCTCTTCATCACTTCGCTTTTCTCTTCCCAGTTTCCTAGCCTGCTCCGTATTGTTTGTATCGGACCGATTTATATTGGGTTCTCCATTGATTGATCACTATGTTCCTTGATTTGTACTTGTAGTATCTGCATGACATGAAACGCTATAGCAGCTTGTACCCAGGAATCTTCCTTTCACCTTCAAACATTCAAACTACTAATGCATAAATTTGCAAAACCTGTCAGAATGAGAAGAAATAGTTATATTTGATTTATGGTTGTGATTCGGGCAACAATGATACAGTCGAAAAGCTCGTGAATGTGGTTTGCGCGTCGATGTAGTGCTCGTATATACCTACATCCATGAAAATAagtaatcaataaataataaaatataaataaaaagagatacaGATTTacgtaatttgttataaaaatcTACGTCTATGGGTCGCTTGAGAGAGAAATCTATTATGATAGTGATTTTACAGTCACTTGTAGCctcacatttttaaaaattataaaatctggATGTTGAAGTAGAAGCTACCCTTACAAGGAGATTAGATAAGTCCTCTCAAATTTAAATAGATTCCATATTTTTATAGAAGTCTATTTGTTTCTTTGGATCAGTTGTTGAATCACACTTACCTTGTAAAGACATTTAATTTTACTTCTGACTCGAGTCTTAACCTTATCTTTAGTGACTTTATTCCCAACACATACAaacaattcaaacaattttgGTCCATGGAAAAGTAGAATTCCGGTCATATATATGACAAGGACAAGGCGGCACCTATGGATAAGagaaattaatgtttatgtGACACATGCATGCGATCACATAAAATGGGTAGGTCATTTTGTAGTCACATAAACATCGTGTGTGATGACCACCAGATCGAGACATATTTTGAAACACAGATTGTCTTCGGTATCTCTTTATGGCAATTGAAACAATTTCAACTACCACTTATCCCtcttttgtaaattaaaaaccatTAATTAACACCCAACTCATCATCTACCAGGTGAGCAAggtaatgtgtatatatatatatatatatatatatatatattgctgctgcatatatatatatatatatgtatatgaaagAGACTATTCTGTCGTCCCAAACGTGCAGGTCGGTGTGACCacttggtcaattttttttatttttaacttaatgatgaaggaagtaattttaaatatattaatatatttttttattttttaaaatatttaaatatattaaaaaaagatgaacaaaaaaataaaaaattacttttgaaaCTAACGGTAATACcgctatgtatatatatacacacaccgcATATATAGAGAGGTTAGTTGAACGAATCAAGAGAAGACATCGAAAATTAAGAAATAGCTAAAGAATTCTCAAAAGCTTACGTACACATGATAACACTGTGTTTTgatgttaaattgaattaagttgaaatgataaaatattgttagaatattattttttaataatattattattttaaaatttaaaaaagtttaattatttattatattttatactaaaatttgaaaaaattataataatgaattgagaatgagtTATGAACCAATCAAAGCCAGTTATTATTGGCAAAcacttaaaaattattaatcagCTCTTAAAAGCTCACATTTTTTCGTCTTTTtctacttgtatatatttttacttgTCCACAGCGTAACACGTATTCATGCTTTAGAAGTTCCAGGCATTTATAGTTTACCAAACCGTTCTGGTTTGAGAGTTGCAAGAGGAAAATAAATTGTGCACCGCGCTTCCAGTCTAGCACACTAGTACAGTACCTCAGTATACTTGAGTTCCCAAAAGAAGCCATTTACAGTTCCAAAAGAAGCCATTATACTTGAGTTCCTTCTCACTTGACTCGCACGACGTTGAAGCTAATCTCCATGACAAAGACAATGATGAGGATCTTCGTCCCTTTGCTAAGGCTCCTAGCATTGGGTGCAACAGTTGCCGCAACCATAGTCATGGCTACAAGCCATGACTCGACCGAAGTCTTAAACGTTGTTATCAAAGCAAAATACAGCTACGAGTCAGCGTTCAagtgagttttcttttttctttttcctgcaGTCTGCAGTCTGCAGATTTTCACGTACGATGTTCTTGCAGTTTCGATCTTGTCAttgatttcaattcaaaatgcatgcatggcatacTAGGTATTTTGTGATAGCAGAAGCAATTGCAAGTGGGTACAGCCTTATTGTTCTATTTGTTTCTTCCAAGAGCTCTTCGCTTTGGCGCTTGGTTGTGATCCTAGATGTGGTAATGAAGCTTGTAaatttttcatgatttctttaAATAAATCTTATCCAATACATGTTCTTGATTTATCATAAAAAGAAGTAAATTGCTTTCTATATGTTTAGGTTATAACGATGCTACTGACCTCGAGCGTCTCGGCGGCGTTGGCAATAGCTCATGTGGGCAAGAAAGGGAACAGCCATGTCGGTTGGCTGCCTATTTGTGGACAAGTTCCTAAGTTCTGCGACCATGCCACCGGAGCTCTAATCGCAGGTTGTATTGCTGTAATAATATATTTGGTGGTTCTACTCTACACCTTCACAGCATGTAGTGTTCTTAGTCCTCCCTTCAAGCCCTAGACGATACTACTACTTGATGATCTCTGGTATAGAGATTtgtcaacttattttttttaccttttgcaCCGTACCCTTCCTATATATGATCTTATTATTTACATTTTCTGCTGTGTATTATAAGGACCATTtgaatatttcatctcatcttattttattattataatttttttatattatcacataaaatataataaacaattcaattttttcaaatatcaagacaataataatattaaaaaataatattataacaatattttattcaactttttacttttatctaaaacatctcatctcatcttactatctaaatcGCACCTAAAATTGAATATTGTGTACTATGGGAATTATATATAGTCTTGAGAGTTTAATTACTATTTTGAGAAACAAATAGAAGTACGAGCAATATTGTTGGTATACCCTATTAAATTATGTACACgttttgtacaaattttttgtaaaaatgtgtgtcccattaagaaaaagtaaaattttcaaattttttcttggtatggtctacttttcttttataaaagagtaCTATGCGAACTTGTCCATTTGAGactatatatcatttttctagaaatatatataaatattggtGTAACTTCGTATGATATTGTATCTGAAGGATTGACTTGATGCAAACGTATATACGTGCTGAAGGCAGATCGTCGTGTTTTACACGTTTTCACGCGTACATAGGATTCaattttaatgcatttttatgtaattaagtAAAGCTTCCAAGAGTCTAGtgaattgggggggggggggggggggggggggggactatCTAAAcagctttttttaatttttataatcgagtgcataaattaaaagaatttttgtaGTACTTATATTTAACATGCGCTGAAAATTGTGAGAAGTCGTGGCATTGATCTCCAATCGCGATGTTAATTATCTAATTGCAAGCCAACATCACTGAAAAATCACCGATAGATAGAACTCCTCCTGTAAATAGTTCTTGTGGATACTCTCATGAGAAGTTCTAAGTTTTCTGACGTGGTGAATCCTTTTCACTATAATAATCTGCAATGGCCTGGCAAATTCAATTAAGAAATTTGGCAATTTTTCGGATATTTCTAAGCGACGACCATTGGACGTACGTCCACtataaaaaagataacaaaacaATTTCGCCTTTACAAGTTAAACCACCGCCTCAATAGTACTTTTGTCACGGCTACAAAATACTTCGTTAAGTTCTTTATTAAGGCGATAAGCATCGCCCGTACACCGCCATAGATGCGTTGCCCAGGTGAACGTTgttctttttgaaaagaaaaacattaaacAGTACGGTAAATGGGTTAACTCTAGAGTAGAGGGAATCTATGGTAAATTGGGTAAGGTACACAAACagaatcttcttcttcctacACAAATATACATGCTGACAAATGCTAGGACAAAGGATCGCCACCCAAAATGTGCCCATGTTCTAAGCCAATCAATCCACATCATCCTGGCAGATAACACCGTCCACACCAATCTACGATCAGGATTACTTGGGCAAATCTCAGTTATGCTCACTCAACCATGTACTAGTCTCCCACAAATGCACCAAAACCATCGAAGACCACGACGTGGAGAGTAAATATGAAACTTAAGAATCAGTGAGACGCAACCCAGTTGGACCAAACACCCGAAGAAGATGGTTTGTGGAGTTCTTTTGTCGTCGATTTCAGTTATTTATCCATGTACGTCCTCCATACATGGCTCTAAAAGATCCACTAAGATTCAAACTCGTTCTTGTGCAACACGCAGAATTCAGTGCTCAAATTCTGGTCCAGACTTGCCCCTAACAACTGGTAAGTTTATTCTTTTATGTGTTAATTCAAACATCATTTGAAATTTTCACCGACTGGAGCTTTTTAAGATGGAGGTTCCTTAAAAACCGGCTTCTTGAATCCTCCAAAGAGGTAGAATTTAGCTGCCTGTTTGGTTGAAAGAAATTAGTTGGTTTCGCAGATTGAAACTGATTCTGCTAAACTTGCTCGCTATTTGCcctaatttaaagaaaactggaAGTTGAATgcgaaaataattatattttgtaacaaCCAAGAAAGTCTAAAACCACATTTGGAATATACTCcaaacaatgtgagatctcattcacATCTGTCAATACGCAATCTGGGTATTACATATTTCCTCTTACTCAATGGTTTGTGACTGGCTATCTTGAACTGTAGCTATTTTTTTATACCTGTTTATCCATAATTTTTGCTTGGCA
This window harbors:
- the LOC121266344 gene encoding CASP-like protein 1C1 — translated: MTKTMMRIFVPLLRLLALGATVAATIVMATSHDSTEVLNVVIKAKYSYESAFKYFVIAEAIASGYSLIVLFVSSKSSSLWRLVVILDVVITMLLTSSVSAALAIAHVGKKGNSHVGWLPICGQVPKFCDHATGALIAGCIAVIIYLVVLLYTFTACSVLSPPFKP